DNA from Helcococcus ovis:
TAGATGGTACTATAAAAGTATTTAGGGAGAAAAATTGAGAGCAATAATTCAAAGAGTTAAATGGGTTAAATTAAATATTGATTCAAACTTATATTCTGAGATTAATAATGGATTATTAGTTTTTTTAGGAGTTTCAGAAGATGATAATATCACTGACTTAAATTATATTAAAAATAAAATTGTTGGGCTAAGGATTTTTGAAGATTCTAATGATAAAATGAATTTATCTGTTAAAGATGTAAAAGGCGAAGTGATGGTTGTATCACAGTTTACATTATTTGGTGATGCTAGAAAAGGTAATAGACCTAATTTTATGAGAGCTGCTAAACAGGAAAAAGCAGAAAAAATTTATAATCAATTTGTCGAAGAAATAAAA
Protein-coding regions in this window:
- the dtd gene encoding D-aminoacyl-tRNA deacylase, whose amino-acid sequence is MRAIIQRVKWVKLNIDSNLYSEINNGLLVFLGVSEDDNITDLNYIKNKIVGLRIFEDSNDKMNLSVKDVKGEVMVVSQFTLFGDARKGNRPNFMRAAKQEKAEKIYNQFVEEIKKDIDIVKTGVFGADMKIELLNDGPVTIQLDSEKLY